In the genome of Candidatus Dependentiae bacterium, the window TTTTTACACTCGAGTGCGAGCGAATACATAATGTCATCTGCCTCAATGCCTTGTTGGGCGATTTGTGGCAAACCTATCATGTCGGCAAACTGTACGATTAATTTTTTTTGGTCAAAAATGTCGCTCGGCGGTGCCTGGCGCGTTGCTTTATAGTCGGGGAACATTTCGTGCCTGGTGGTTTTACCTTTGCTATCCCACACTAAAACGATAGCAGCTGGAGAAAAAGTGTCGATCAGTTTTTTTATCATACGACAAAAACTATAGACCGCCTGCACGGGAACACCCGTGGGTGTATGGAGTGGACGCACGCCATAGTAGGCACGATATAAAAATGAAGAACCATCTATGAGAAATACCGTTTTTTTAGGATCAAGATTCATGCTAAGCCTTTCAGAAAAAAATCATATAGTCTTAGCGTAACATACCTATAAAAAAAACACATTCCGAGTATACTCATAGTATGTTTATTCAAGTACGCCTTCTTAAAGGATTTCAAGAGCCATTACTGTACGAAGTTCCCAAGAATTGGGATAACCAGTCGCTTGTCGGCAAGCTCGTGCGCGTGCCAATACAAAAATCTTTGCGCTCAGCATTAGTTATGCAACAATTTGCAACAAAACCAACCGACTGTATCTTTACCATTAAACAAGCACATGCCATTGAACCATTTCCCGCTGACCCCTACTATTTCAAATTTATTCATCAACTGAGTGCGTACTACCAAGTAGAACCGCTGTATTTGATTAAACGTATTCAACAGTTTTTGGTAGACAATGAAATGGAAGACCAAGTAGTCAGCAGTCATAACCCAGAAAAGACCCTAGCGCACGTCACCCTCACCAACGAACAACAAACAGTGGTTGATTTTCTGACGCCCTACATTGCAGAACCAGCCTATGTGCCTACCGTGCTGCATGGGGTAACCGGATCGGGCAAAACTGAAATCTATAAAAACTTAATCATCAAGAACTTTGCACATCAAAAGAACACGCTCTTGATGTTGCCGGAAGTAACCCTCGCTATCCAATTTGAAAAACTTATGCGAGCGCAGTTACCTTCAGAAATTCCTATATTCAGCTTTCATTCAGCAACAACGCCTAAAAACAAACGACTACTCTGGCATGCCTTGCTCACCCAACAACCAATACTTATTATCGGTGTGCATTTGCCCATATTGCTGCCATTGCCTAATCTTGGCATGATTATTATTGATGAAGAGCACGAAGTTGGTTATCAAGAAAAAAAGCATCCCAAAATAAATAGTAAAGATGCTGCAATCTGGTGCGCCAGCATACACAAAATTCCTATTATATTAGGGTCAGCTACGCCATCAATCAATTCACTGTACAATGTCCATAACAAAGGTTGGCACTTTTTCCAACTCAAAAATAGGTTTGCCGGAACGTTCCCGACCATAAAAACCGTATTTTTGACTGACAAAAACAGCCGCAAATCTTTCTGGATTAGCAAACAATTGGAAAGCGCTATTAAAGACCGATTACTAAAAAATGAGCAAACCATTATTTTTATAAACAGACGAGGTTTTAGTTTTTTTGTGCAATGCAAAGCGTGTAGCTTTATATTCCAATGCAAAAATTGTTCAGTCAGTTTAACCCTGCATGCTGACAATCTTCTGACGTGTCACTATTGTGCCATCTCAATGCAACTGCCTCAACAATGTCCTCCCTGCCAGGCATCTGATGCTCAATTTTTAAAAAAAGGTATCGGCACACAACAAGTGGTCACCATTTTAGAAAAACTATTCCCCCAGGCTCGCATTGCCCGTGCAGACATGGACACCACACTCAAGAAAAAAGTGTGGCAACAAACGGTATTGGATTTTGAACAAGGCAATCTTGATATTCTGGTTGGCACACAAACCATCACGAAAGGTTTTCACTTTCCTGGTGTCACCCTTGTTGGCATCTTATGGGCCGACCTCAATCTTCATTTTCCTATGTATAATGCCGCAGAAACTACCCTCCAACAACTCATTCAAGTTGCTGGTCGCGCCGGGCGACAACGACCTGACAGCCAAGTGATTGTGCAGACTATGATTGATCATGCTATATTTCAATATCTTAACGAAATTGATTATCTCAGTTTTTATGATGCTGAACTAGAAAAGCGCACCATGCTCAACTATCCGCCATGCATGCGGCTTGTTGAACTAGAATTAAAAAACTCAGACCCTCATAGCATTGAACGAGAAGCTACCCACCTTATGCATACAATGATGGAAATTAACACCAAGAAAGAGTTACAATTACAGCTCTTAGGTCCTGCAAAGCCACCAGTACATAAAATTAAAAACACTTATGCACGGAAAATTTATATTAAAGGCAGTAGTATTCAGAACATTATTATACTTTTTCAGAGTATCAATACATACGCCTATAAAAGTCACATCTTCTTCACGCCAAATCCCGTAACTTAACCTCCAAAAAACACCTTTCAATAAAGCATTTTTGATTATACACCCACATCCATTGTTTTTAATGGACTATTTTGTTTATAATTACAATTAGAACGAAATATCATTGGTCATTGTAAAAAAGGAAAAAAAATGAAAGAACTATCATCGATACTATTAATACTCAGCATACTGCTCACCGTTACTCCCTACATAAGAGCATCACAAACAGCAACCACTAACACAATGTCGCAAGGGGCAGAGCCTAAAGGCGCTAATAAACAATTATTAGACGCAATTGCAGAGAAAGATCCTCAAAAATGGCCTACTGCTATTGATGCAGCTCTTCAAGCAGGAGCCGATATTAATTTTCAAGCCAAAGACGGCACAACGCCACTCAGACAAGCAGTGCGAACGGGCAACACAAAGATTGTAGAAACCTTACTAAAAAACCCCACTATCGATATTAATCTTGTCGACAATCAAAGCTTAACCCCATTAATGTCTGCTATCGTAAGAAACCATAAGGATATAGTCTCGGTCTTGATAAAAGACCCTAGAATAAACCCTAATATACAAAGTAACATTGGACGAAATGCACTGCATTTAGCCGTCGTGAGTAAAAATCCAGAAACACTTAAATTAATAACAGGCAACGTACTCATCACTAAACTTAACTTATCGGCTAAGGAAAAAGATGGATTCACTCCACTAACGATGGCAAAAAAATTAGCAGAGATAACCAAAGACAAAGATCAAAAACTGGCTGATGTCTACAAAAATATGGCCGCACACCTAGAAACAGCAGAAAAAATACAACGCGATCAAATTGAAGGACGAAAGCAAGCACTCAAAGAACTAGAGGACGCTGGTGCTACCCATATGCCTTCTGATCTATTAGAAGATGGTGAGAATGATACCTTTAAACTCATGGAAGAATATAAATCGGGTGGCTTTGGTCAAGTGTATCGTAACTAATGGGTTAATTCTCATTGATAAAAAAGTGCTTGCGATAATGCTTCAGCTCTTCAATTGATTGTTGAACATCTTCAAGCGCTCGGTGATTGTCAGGTTTTTTGAATTGGAGATTGGGATTTTTTGGATACCAATACTGCACCAACTTTTTTACTGAACTTACATCGATAAGGCGATAATCTAAAAAGGCCAGAATGCTTGGCATATGAACATATAAAAAGGCACGATCTTGCCAGATAGAGTTTCCAGCCATCAGAGCTTTGCCTTTGTTGCAATGCTCCATAATGAATGCCAAGGTTTCTTGTTCAGCTTGTTCTGGCGAAACGGCAGATTCACGAATTTTTGCAATAAGCCCAGATTTAGTATGCATTTTGACTACAAACTCATCCATTGCTGCTAGCTTTTCTTCTGGTTGATGAATCACCAGCGACGGACCTTCTGCTATGATATTCAGCTGATCGTCGGTAATGATTGTCGCAATTTCTACAATAACATCAATCTCAGGCCTGAGGCCCGTCATTTCCAAATCAATCCACACTAAATTTTTATCTGAAGCCATGAATACTCTTTACGTTTATACTTTACCAAAACACCACAAATTATTATCCTTATAGAGTGCAAAAGTAAATTCTTAAAAGCAATACTATTACCTTATTTTTTTAGAAAAAATTTACCCGCAAAGGAATCAACAGTGTCAAAGCTTCGCGTCGGTGTTTTTATGGGCGGCAGAACAATCGAAAAAGAAGTCTCGTTTAATTCTGGACGTACCGTTTGCGACCATCTGGACACTGTGCGTTATGACGTTATTCCGCTCTATCAAACAAGTAATGGCGCTTTATATCTTTTGCCATGGCATTTTTTGCACCGTGGAAAAACTTCAGACTTTGAACATCGCCTGCCCAACGAAGCACAATGTATTACCTGGGACTCACTCAAAAACTTAATCGACTTTGCTTATATTGCTACGCATGGCCGCTATGCTGAAGACGGTACCTTGCAAGGATTTTTTGAAGTACTTGGTATCCCTTACCTCGGCTCAAAAGTTTTTTCGAGCGCTTTAGGCATGGACAAAAACATGCAACGAGATTTCTTAGCTGCAGCTGGCGTTGATATCCCCAAAGATATTGTAGTGACTGCACAACAAATCGAACAATTCGATAAAAATGCTATTCTTTCACGGCTAGAAAAACACAACGTCACACTACCCTATATCATCAAGCCCTGCAAAGAAGGGTCATCTTTAGGTATCTCGGTCGTGTTTGACAACAAAGATCTTCACCAAGCACTGATTACAGCATCAGAAATCTACCCTGGCATACACCAAGATGTGTTAGTCCAAGAAAAACTTGAGGGCATGGAATTTTCATGCATAATTTTGACTGATTATAAAACAGGTACCCTTATTCCCTTACCGCCAACAGAAATAGTTCCTGAAGCTGGTACACACTTTCACGATTACGAACAAAAATACATGCCAGGCAGAGCATCAAAGTTCACCCCTGCACGTACAACACCAGAAATCATTGCCCGTATTCAAGGGATCTGTGCTCAAGCTATGCACGCTCTTGGTATTACCAATATTGGACGAATTGATGGCTTTTACACCAATGACGATCGCATTGCCATTGTAGATCCCAACACCTTATCGGGCATGGGACCTGCAAGCTTTTTATTCAGACAAGGTGCTGAAATTAATATGAGTCACACGAAAGTGATTAACCACCTCATTGAAACAGAATTAGAACATTACGGCATGCTCGATGCCATTCTCACCCAAGAAAAAAAGGATGCAAAGCACGTGCAAGCAGAACAAAAAATGCGTATTGCAGTATTACTCGGCGGCGCATCCAACGAAAAAGAAATTTCACTCGAATCGGGGCGCAATGTCACCTACAAACTTTCGCCGCACAAATATGATGTTATGCCTATCTTTGTTAATGCTAACATGGAGCTGTACAAACTCACCCACTCACAACTCGTACGTGGTTCAATAAAAGAAATAGAAGAATTGCTGCAACCAGAAGCGAAATTACAATGGAGCGATTTGCCCACGATTACTGATTTTGTATTTATTGCACTACACGGCGGCCACGGCGAAGATGGATCAATCCAAGGCACCTTAGAAATGCTCGGACTACCCTACAATGGATCATCGGTACTGACCAGCGCATTATGCATGGATAAATTTAAAACAACGCAATTCTTGCGCAGCAAGGGATTTGAAGTCCCTCAAGCGCGCTTGATTTCAAATACTGAATGGCGTGCTGACAAAGAACAAATCGTCAAAGAAATATGTACAACAATGCCATTGCCGCTTATCGTCAAACCACACAATGATGGCTGCAGTGTTATGGTACAAAAAGTAAAACGAACAGCAGATTTAGAAAAGTCTATTGAACTACTGTTTGCAAGCGATAAAGAATATGCGTTGGTTGAAGAATGCATCATTGGCATGGAGCTCACGGTGGGCGTTATCGGCAACAATAATCCACAAGCATTAATCCCTAGCCAAGCAGTCACCACATCGGATATTCTTTCCATCGAAGAAAAATTCTTGCCCGGCGCTGGCGAAAATCAAACCCCTGCCCCACTACCACAAGAAACATTACAGCTGGTGCAACAGATCATGGTTGATGCGTATAAAGCACTTGGCTGCAAAGGCTACTCACGCATTGATTGCTTCTATCAAACCGGGCAACAAAGCCCAACAGGGGTTGAGCGCGTAGTGATTATAGAAAACAACTCATTGCCTGGATTGACCCCTGCAACGTGCATATTCCACCAAGCCGCTGAGATGGGCATTAAACCAATGGATTTCATTGATATGATTGTCCAGTTTGGGTTTGAAGAGCACCACCATGCACGAGTATCCCACGATGCAGGCAAACCACTTCAACAATAGATTCCGCCAAAGCATTCACTGTATAACCAAGTGAATGCTTTATTTCTTTTGTGATTCGCCCATTGATGATTAAGAAGACGAAGGCGATGATGAAAGGTTATTGGGGTTCAATAGTCTAGAATTTTCTTTTAAACGTTCAAATTCCTTAACATATTCTACCACTAAATCACCATTTTCGATGATCAATGCATTTTCTTGATGCTTTTTAAAAGCAGCTTCGGTAAAATTATAAGAACCAGTCAACAGTAAAATACGATGCACAAGAGTTGTATCAAAAATAATAAATTTATTATGCATAAGACTATATGAGTACTCTTTTTTTTGCGGAAGAGGCCAAACATAAACAGAAACTCCACCTTGAATAAGTTTATCCCTAACTCTACGTTGAATAAACTTATCATACTGTGCACCTAGCTGTGAAGAATCTAAAACCACCTCAACAATAATGCCTCTCTTGCGAGCCTCAATTAATGCTTCAGCAATAAAATCATCAGTAAATGTATACATAGCAACAGAAATTCTTGTCGTCTCGGCTTTAATAAGACCAACAACAACCTGCCTCAGGTTCCCATCGGAAGCAAAAAAGGCCTTACCAATAGGCGTGTCATCATTTTTAATGAGCTGCTCTCGAGCAAAAGCGATTTCTGAAGCTTCTTGCTGACTCGATTGAGATTCCTCTCCTCCTTTTTTTTCTTCATTTGACGATAATGCAGACTGGGCTATTTCCATTCCCGATTGAATTGGTTCAAAAATAAGCTGCCTTGATGAAGAGATCCCCTGACTTTGCTCACCTAGAAGTACTTTTTGTTGGTTTTTCTGAACACTAGGTTCACCAGTACGTTGACGTTTTATTGTACCTGAAGCTTGCTGTGCTGGTGTTAATTTAGTTTTCTCTGGCGTTACTTTTGGGTTTTGTTGGGCAGCTTGAATAAACACCGACGCAAAACCGAACAACATAATACCGTTGATTCTTAAAAAAAATTTACAAAACATAAAGACTCCGATTTTAAAAGAAAAAAATACCTTTGTTATAGAAGCATGCTTGAATTCGCGTTAAAAAAACAATACCCAACAATAAAGGCCTAGTTTTCTAGCTCCTTGCTCGCTATAATTTCGAGGTGGCTGCCTGTAATTTAACCATGATACGAGACACTGTTTACAATCCATAACGCATATTGATAGAATGCCTAGTATAAACTAGGAGGGGTCTATGAAAACTATAGTGAAAAATAGCATTATACTATCGCTCTTTTTAATGGCTTATTCAGCAATTGCTATGCTTAAAAAATCACCGAGCAATATCTCATGGCTTAACTTTCAACAATACCAGCAACTGCAACCCACATCTCCAAAAAAAGCGGTTGACGATAATCAACAACCTACTCACGTTGAAGATAATAATATATCATCACACATTGCGGCAGCGTTTGATCAGGAGACTAATTACAATGATGATAGTGATGATAGCGATGATGACGATGATTATTTTATGGAAAAATACTTTCCCCACATCCCACAATCCCCAATCACCGCCCAACAAAAAATTGATTTAAGCTTATTGCGAACATCAAAAACAGGTGATTATACCAATGTAAAAAATGCATTAGAACAAGGCGCTAACCCCAGTGTGCAAGGATCTTTGGGACAGACTGCCCTTCATTACTGCGCAATAGAAGTCAATCGCGTTCATATTGCACAATTATTATTGAAGCATCAGGCTAATATTAATGCACAAGATGATGAGGGAAATACACCATTACATGTCGCAGCAATTTTTGGAATACTGCATAGCAATAATGAGATGCGAGACTATCTGATTAAAAATAAAGCCAATCGCCATATACAAAACAATGACGGATTTTCTGCTGCTACTTTGGATAGATTATGCAGGCAACATCCAGAAGAAATACAACAAGCCAATATAGACTCGTAGTACCTACTAAAAATAAACAATAACCATAAGATTTCGGTTGGGCTTCACTTTGATAATCTTACTACAGTAAATACCTAGTTTTTAAAAACTTAGTAACGTATAATCTCTAAGCAGTGAGCATTTCTTTATAAAAAAATTATTATGCAAAATGTACATGCTATATTTTTTGAAGTTTGCTTAGAAAAAGACATCCAAAACAAAGCTGATCAAACAGTAAAAAAATTTCATTCACATGCAAAAAAAAATAATTTTTATCATCACGCTCATAACAAAAACAATGGTCATAAATACGATGGATAAACCATCGCCTATTAGGTATACGGCCAATGAACAATTGCAACAACAGCCGGATAACACAACAAACAAACAAATTTTACATCCTGATGTCATGGATGTAAAAAAAATAGAGGAACACCTAGAAAAAGCCCTCAAAGATGGCATGGACCCCAATTGTCGTGACCATGAAGGACAAACCAATCTTCATGTTGCCGCATCACAAAATAATAAGAATATAGTGAAGATCCTTTTGGAAAACAAAGCACATCCTAATCTGCCTGACGATCAACAATGTACACCTTTGACCATTGCTGTCGCTCAACGAAGAAACAGCATCGCTTCTTTAATTTTGAATAATATGATGGAGCAATCTATTAATCCGAGTGGTTTTGGGGACGCAATTAATACACCTCTTCATTATGCACTAGTCTTTAAAAACTACCCGTTAGCAAAACAACTGATTGAGAGTAAAGCGAACCCTAATGCACAAGACGAAGGCGGAGATACACCATTACATCTTCTGGCAATGACAGGGTCACATAATCAAGAGCGCAAAGAGATCAAAAAAATTCTCATTGCTGCAGGCGCTAATGTGAATATAAGAAATGATGACGGAAAAACAATAGCTACTCTTCAACAAGAGAAAAGAATACGCAGGCGTTCAAACTTCTACAATTAATAGTGTTAAACCAGCGGCACAACATGCAAAAATAAGCGCCCATGTAATAATTCTATAACAAAGCATCATTAGTCCAATTACCCATAGGCACCTGGAAAAAAATATATGGCGCTACTGCAATAGCGCCATAATACATAATAAAAGCCAGTATCGTAAAAATGTTATATAAGAGATCAAAAATAAGAACCCAATGAAAATAAAAAATCGGCGTAGTCAAAAAAAATTATTTTATTTGCCAAAAGTACCTTCAATAGAGAACTCTTCCACTTTTTTTCGCGTCGAGGGCGTTTCTTGTTCTTGCATGTATTGAGGTAAATCTTCTTTGTTGCCAGGTTTGCCAAGCGCGATCATAGCCTCAACCGTATAATCATCAGAAATCTGCAATGCTGTCTTTGCGCGATCGTAATCAAAACCACCCATACCACGCGCAACAAAACCATTCATCGATGCTTGTAATGCCATATTTTGCCATGCAGCGCCCGTATCAAATGAATGTGTGCGCGATGGCGCATTATTGTGGGTAAAATTATTGCGTGAAATAACCACTACTAAAACTGATGCTTTTTTTGCCCACTCTTTGTTAAAATCTACTAATAGGTCAAAGTAGGTTTGCCAGTGTTGTGAGTCACGCTTTGCATACAGAAAAAACCATGGTTGATCATTATACGATGAAGGAGCCCAACGTGCCGCCTCAAAAAGAGAATTCAATTCCTCATCCGTCATTGGTTGCCCAGACATAGCACGCGGTGACCAACGATTGATAATACAATCAGCAACCTTATGAGCTGGCTTTCTTGTATCAGCCCTAAGTTGAGAATCCTGCAAGTGCTTACACGTTGTTATCGCGGCACCAACAAGCACAAAACATGCTGCTCCAAATGCAAATATTTTTGGGTACATATCAATTCCTTTTTTTAAAAACGGTATTCACTAAAAATTATTCGGGAATAGTACCATATTATCATAAAATTAACAGCTCAATTTCATGGAGCCTATATTCTGCCCTCCCATGAGCCAATAACTCGCTTCAATCGGAAGACCAGACTACCTATTGACTTTATTTCATAATAGTATTAATATATAAGAATAAGGTTATAATAAAGTACCCAAAAAATGTAAGGTAATATATGAAATATATAAAAAAAATGTTACTCGTCGTCATTGCTACATTGATAATACCATCCCACATGACAGCAATGGGACCAACCAAAAGATTTTCAAAGAAAATCGTTATGCCACTCCTTGAACAAGCGCTTTTTGATGCTCTAGACGTAAAAAGAGACATTAAACCTTTGTTAGCGCATGTTAACCCGAATATTACTTCTGCACCGTACAATTTGACGCCAATACATGTAGCAGCATTAAAGGCACACGATTCTGCCATAAGAGATTTGCATAAAGCCGGGGGCCTACCAAATCCTGTAGATATTTTTGGTCAAGGACCTGCACACCTTACAGCACAGTTTAAACCACAAGAGACGCAAGAATTTTTAGAAGGTAAAGCCGCACACAACATCATTGATGCCTTGCATGAAATTGGTGTCAATATCAATGCTCGCGATATCAAGCGCCGTACACCACTTATGACAGCAGCTTCTGAAGGCAATTATCCCGTAGTAGAAGCTCTC includes:
- the priA gene encoding primosomal protein N', which codes for MFIQVRLLKGFQEPLLYEVPKNWDNQSLVGKLVRVPIQKSLRSALVMQQFATKPTDCIFTIKQAHAIEPFPADPYYFKFIHQLSAYYQVEPLYLIKRIQQFLVDNEMEDQVVSSHNPEKTLAHVTLTNEQQTVVDFLTPYIAEPAYVPTVLHGVTGSGKTEIYKNLIIKNFAHQKNTLLMLPEVTLAIQFEKLMRAQLPSEIPIFSFHSATTPKNKRLLWHALLTQQPILIIGVHLPILLPLPNLGMIIIDEEHEVGYQEKKHPKINSKDAAIWCASIHKIPIILGSATPSINSLYNVHNKGWHFFQLKNRFAGTFPTIKTVFLTDKNSRKSFWISKQLESAIKDRLLKNEQTIIFINRRGFSFFVQCKACSFIFQCKNCSVSLTLHADNLLTCHYCAISMQLPQQCPPCQASDAQFLKKGIGTQQVVTILEKLFPQARIARADMDTTLKKKVWQQTVLDFEQGNLDILVGTQTITKGFHFPGVTLVGILWADLNLHFPMYNAAETTLQQLIQVAGRAGRQRPDSQVIVQTMIDHAIFQYLNEIDYLSFYDAELEKRTMLNYPPCMRLVELELKNSDPHSIEREATHLMHTMMEINTKKELQLQLLGPAKPPVHKIKNTYARKIYIKGSSIQNIIILFQSINTYAYKSHIFFTPNPVT
- a CDS encoding ankyrin repeat domain-containing protein; the protein is MKELSSILLILSILLTVTPYIRASQTATTNTMSQGAEPKGANKQLLDAIAEKDPQKWPTAIDAALQAGADINFQAKDGTTPLRQAVRTGNTKIVETLLKNPTIDINLVDNQSLTPLMSAIVRNHKDIVSVLIKDPRINPNIQSNIGRNALHLAVVSKNPETLKLITGNVLITKLNLSAKEKDGFTPLTMAKKLAEITKDKDQKLADVYKNMAAHLETAEKIQRDQIEGRKQALKELEDAGATHMPSDLLEDGENDTFKLMEEYKSGGFGQVYRN
- the orn gene encoding oligoribonuclease; translation: MASDKNLVWIDLEMTGLRPEIDVIVEIATIITDDQLNIIAEGPSLVIHQPEEKLAAMDEFVVKMHTKSGLIAKIRESAVSPEQAEQETLAFIMEHCNKGKALMAGNSIWQDRAFLYVHMPSILAFLDYRLIDVSSVKKLVQYWYPKNPNLQFKKPDNHRALEDVQQSIEELKHYRKHFFINEN
- a CDS encoding ATP-grasp domain-containing protein, producing MSKLRVGVFMGGRTIEKEVSFNSGRTVCDHLDTVRYDVIPLYQTSNGALYLLPWHFLHRGKTSDFEHRLPNEAQCITWDSLKNLIDFAYIATHGRYAEDGTLQGFFEVLGIPYLGSKVFSSALGMDKNMQRDFLAAAGVDIPKDIVVTAQQIEQFDKNAILSRLEKHNVTLPYIIKPCKEGSSLGISVVFDNKDLHQALITASEIYPGIHQDVLVQEKLEGMEFSCIILTDYKTGTLIPLPPTEIVPEAGTHFHDYEQKYMPGRASKFTPARTTPEIIARIQGICAQAMHALGITNIGRIDGFYTNDDRIAIVDPNTLSGMGPASFLFRQGAEINMSHTKVINHLIETELEHYGMLDAILTQEKKDAKHVQAEQKMRIAVLLGGASNEKEISLESGRNVTYKLSPHKYDVMPIFVNANMELYKLTHSQLVRGSIKEIEELLQPEAKLQWSDLPTITDFVFIALHGGHGEDGSIQGTLEMLGLPYNGSSVLTSALCMDKFKTTQFLRSKGFEVPQARLISNTEWRADKEQIVKEICTTMPLPLIVKPHNDGCSVMVQKVKRTADLEKSIELLFASDKEYALVEECIIGMELTVGVIGNNNPQALIPSQAVTTSDILSIEEKFLPGAGENQTPAPLPQETLQLVQQIMVDAYKALGCKGYSRIDCFYQTGQQSPTGVERVVIIENNSLPGLTPATCIFHQAAEMGIKPMDFIDMIVQFGFEEHHHARVSHDAGKPLQQ
- a CDS encoding phospholipase D-like domain-containing protein; translated protein: MFCKFFLRINGIMLFGFASVFIQAAQQNPKVTPEKTKLTPAQQASGTIKRQRTGEPSVQKNQQKVLLGEQSQGISSSRQLIFEPIQSGMEIAQSALSSNEEKKGGEESQSSQQEASEIAFAREQLIKNDDTPIGKAFFASDGNLRQVVVGLIKAETTRISVAMYTFTDDFIAEALIEARKRGIIVEVVLDSSQLGAQYDKFIQRRVRDKLIQGGVSVYVWPLPQKKEYSYSLMHNKFIIFDTTLVHRILLLTGSYNFTEAAFKKHQENALIIENGDLVVEYVKEFERLKENSRLLNPNNLSSSPSSS
- a CDS encoding ankyrin repeat domain-containing protein, with amino-acid sequence MKTIVKNSIILSLFLMAYSAIAMLKKSPSNISWLNFQQYQQLQPTSPKKAVDDNQQPTHVEDNNISSHIAAAFDQETNYNDDSDDSDDDDDYFMEKYFPHIPQSPITAQQKIDLSLLRTSKTGDYTNVKNALEQGANPSVQGSLGQTALHYCAIEVNRVHIAQLLLKHQANINAQDDEGNTPLHVAAIFGILHSNNEMRDYLIKNKANRHIQNNDGFSAATLDRLCRQHPEEIQQANIDS
- a CDS encoding ankyrin repeat domain-containing protein — its product is MQKKIIFIITLITKTMVINTMDKPSPIRYTANEQLQQQPDNTTNKQILHPDVMDVKKIEEHLEKALKDGMDPNCRDHEGQTNLHVAASQNNKNIVKILLENKAHPNLPDDQQCTPLTIAVAQRRNSIASLILNNMMEQSINPSGFGDAINTPLHYALVFKNYPLAKQLIESKANPNAQDEGGDTPLHLLAMTGSHNQERKEIKKILIAAGANVNIRNDDGKTIATLQQEKRIRRRSNFYN
- a CDS encoding nitroreductase family protein, with amino-acid sequence MYPKIFAFGAACFVLVGAAITTCKHLQDSQLRADTRKPAHKVADCIINRWSPRAMSGQPMTDEELNSLFEAARWAPSSYNDQPWFFLYAKRDSQHWQTYFDLLVDFNKEWAKKASVLVVVISRNNFTHNNAPSRTHSFDTGAAWQNMALQASMNGFVARGMGGFDYDRAKTALQISDDYTVEAMIALGKPGNKEDLPQYMQEQETPSTRKKVEEFSIEGTFGK
- a CDS encoding ankyrin repeat domain-containing protein; its protein translation is MKYIKKMLLVVIATLIIPSHMTAMGPTKRFSKKIVMPLLEQALFDALDVKRDIKPLLAHVNPNITSAPYNLTPIHVAALKAHDSAIRDLHKAGGLPNPVDIFGQGPAHLTAQFKPQETQEFLEGKAAHNIIDALHEIGVNINARDIKRRTPLMTAASEGNYPVVEALLKHKPDLDAQDDDGDTALHKAARKPCISSLELLLKHGARQDLPNERFFLPREHNTHLPRLAALFDKYKTGTPQATSDQPKLDESTESHLTFLTKE